Proteins found in one Deinococcota bacterium genomic segment:
- a CDS encoding ribose-phosphate pyrophosphokinase, translating to MPSDNILVFGGSGSPRLTKAICGTLNVIPGKSEVLRFSEGNLFVRVLENVRGRPVYLVQSTAFPANDNFMELLFWIDAFKRASAASVTAIIPYFSYAKGDKKDEPRVSIRARVCADAIEAAGADRVVTMDLHAPQIQGFFRIPVDDLYALPTLCEAVKKKGFSDLVVVAPDMGFAKKARKYASYLGASLAIGDKERVAHDEKAEVLEIIGEVGGKTALIVDDFTISGGTLVEAAERLVERGAASVYAAVTHGVFSQGAVEKIDRSPIVHLLVTDTIETQPVAYSDKIEVVSVAPLFGEAIRRIHNRESISVLFEK from the coding sequence ATGCCGAGTGACAACATCCTGGTCTTTGGCGGCTCTGGCAGCCCGCGTCTCACCAAAGCTATCTGCGGCACCTTGAACGTTATTCCCGGCAAGAGCGAGGTACTGCGCTTCTCGGAAGGCAATCTTTTCGTTCGCGTTCTGGAAAACGTCAGGGGCCGCCCGGTTTACCTCGTGCAGTCGACGGCCTTTCCGGCCAATGACAACTTTATGGAACTGCTCTTCTGGATTGACGCCTTCAAACGTGCCAGTGCGGCATCCGTTACCGCCATCATTCCCTATTTCAGCTATGCGAAAGGCGATAAGAAAGACGAGCCTCGCGTCTCTATTCGCGCTCGAGTCTGCGCCGACGCCATCGAGGCCGCCGGGGCCGACCGGGTCGTGACGATGGACCTGCACGCCCCGCAGATTCAAGGCTTCTTTCGCATTCCGGTAGATGACCTCTACGCCCTGCCCACCCTGTGTGAGGCCGTCAAAAAGAAGGGGTTTTCAGACCTCGTCGTCGTGGCGCCGGACATGGGCTTTGCCAAAAAGGCAAGAAAGTACGCCTCCTACTTGGGGGCGTCCTTGGCGATTGGCGATAAGGAGCGCGTTGCCCACGACGAAAAGGCGGAGGTGCTGGAGATTATCGGCGAGGTCGGCGGCAAAACCGCGCTCATCGTCGACGATTTCACCATCTCCGGCGGGACGCTTGTCGAGGCGGCGGAGAGGCTAGTCGAGCGTGGCGCCGCCTCGGTTTATGCCGCCGTCACGCACGGAGTGTTTTCCCAAGGGGCCGTGGAGAAAATCGACCGGAGCCCTATCGTCCACCTCTTAGTCACTGACACCATCGAGACACAACCGGTAGCCTATTCCGACAAGATCGAGGTCGTGTCGGTGGCGCCGCTCTTTGGCGAGGCGATCAGGAGAATCCACAACCGCGAAAGCATCAGCGTGCTATTTGAAAAGTAG